The region AGGTCCCCGGCAGCTACCACGAGATCCTGATGGAGACGGACGACAAGCGCGCCGTCTTCTGGCGCGAGTTCGACGCGGTGGCGGCGGGGCTCTAAGGCTTTGTGCGTCCTTCGAGACGCCGGCTGCGCCGGCTCCTCAGGATGACGGATTCTGTTGCAAGGGCCTTCGTCATGCTGAGGAGCGCGATAGCGCGTCTCGAAGCACGCAGGGGCTAGAGCGTCGTCTTGGCCGCCGGGGCCAGCAGTTCCAGGGTCGGCTCAAGCAGGGCCTCGTCGCCCACGATCAGCATCTGGCCGCCATTCTTACCCATTTCGTCGCCACGCCAGTCGGTGACGACCCCGCCGGCGCCGGCGATCAGGGGGATGGCCGCCTCCACGTCCCAGGCTTTCAGCCCGGCCTCGACGATCATGTCCATCTTGCCCATGGCCACCATGGCGTAGGCGTAGGCGTCGCAGCCCAAGCGCGCGAGCTTGGTGGCCCGGCGCACGTCGTCCCACACAGCCCGCTCGGGACTGTCAAAGCAGGCCTGAGGATCGGTGGTCGAGATCACCGCCTGTGCCATATCGGGACAGGCGCGGGTCCGGATGGCGCGGCTTTCGCCTTGGGCCAGCAGGCGCGACCCGGAGGAAGAGCCAATGAACAGCTCGCCCAGATAGGGCTGGCCGATGGAGCCCAGGACCGGCGCGCCGTTCCAGCGCAGGCCGACCAGGGTGGTCCACAACGGCAGGCCTGAGATGAAGGCGCGGGTGCCGTCGATGGGGTCCAGGACCCAGACGAACTCGGCGTCGGGCCGGTCCTCGCCATATTCCTCGCCAATGACCCCATGCTCGGGATAGCGCTCGGCGATCAGCTTGCGGATCGCGGCCTCCGCGCCGCGGTCGGCTTCGGTGACCGGGTCGAAGCCGCCGGTCCCGCCCTTGTCTTCCAGGCCGTGATCGGCCCGGAATAGCGGCAGGATAGCCTCGGCGGAGGCCCGGTTCAGCTCGATCAGGAAGGCGTCGAGGTCGGCGAGATGGTCGGCTTGCAGCATGGTCGCCGGCTTATCCGATGCCGCGCCACCATGGAAGGCGTCGCGCCTAATCAGGCGGCCACGGACAACCTGTGTTGCGGCTCCAGCCCGTCATAGAAGTAGCCCACCGGCACCTGCAGCGCCTCGGAAATACGCCACAGCCGGGCGGCCGAGATGCGATTGGCGCCGCATTCGTACTTCTGGATCTGCTGGAAGCGCACCCCGCACGCGCCGGCCAGCTGCTGCTGGGTAAGGCCCAGGATTCGCCGTCGGGAGCGCAGCCGCTTGCCGAGATGAAGGTCGATATCGCTACTCATAGGCATGAAAACAGTCCCCTAAACTGTTGCTCGGTGAACGTGCCGATTCGGCACGTTCGGGTGGCGAAGCGGCAAACACCGTGCCGTATTCACCAAGCGCCAGGGCGTTGCCGTCGAGGCGAGAACCAGCCTAGACAGAAACCATGTCGGAGATACGAGCCAGCTTCGCTCAACATGCGGCCTGGAGGCTGGAAGCCTTCGCCTTTGATCTGTTCACAGGGATCATGCGTCTGCTGCCGGTGGATTGGGCCTCGGCCATGGGCGGCGCTCTGCTGAAGAACCTGGGTCCGCTCAGCGGCGCGCACCGCACGGCGGATCGCAATCTGAGGCTGGCCTTCCCTGACAAGGATGACGCCTGGCGCGCCGACATCCTCAAAAAGCAGTGGGAGGAGTTGGGGCGGACCTTCGCCGAGTTTCCGCTGATGGACCGGATCATCCTGTCGCCCGACAGGGTGGAGATCGAGAATCTGGAGCGGCTGCACGTCATCGCCGCGAACCGGGAGCCGGTCGTGTTCATCAGCGGCCACTTCTCGAACTGGGAGGTGATGCCCGCCGCCATCGTACAGTCGGGCGTCGATTGCCAGATCACCTATCGTGCGGCCAACAACCCCTATGTGGACGCCCGTATCCGCAAGAGCCGGTTCCGCTACGGCGTGCGGCTGTTCGCCCCCAAGGGCGGGGATGGGGCCAAGGAGTTGCTGGCGGCGCTGAAGACCGGCCAATCGGTGGCGCTGATGAACGACCAGAAGTTCAACGGCGGGGTGGCCGCGCCGTTCTTTGGCCATCTGGCGCACACGGCGCCGGGGCCCACGCGCCTGGCGCTGCGGTTCGGCACCGTGCTGCAGCCCATGACGGTGGAGCGCACCCGGGGCGCAAGGTTCAAGGCCGTGGTCCACGATCCCATCGTGCTGGAGCAGACGGGCGACCGCACGGCGGACATCGAAGCAGGGGTGCGGCGCATCAACGCCATGGTCGAGGACCAGATCCGC is a window of Caulobacter sp. NIBR2454 DNA encoding:
- the hisN gene encoding histidinol-phosphatase, yielding MLQADHLADLDAFLIELNRASAEAILPLFRADHGLEDKGGTGGFDPVTEADRGAEAAIRKLIAERYPEHGVIGEEYGEDRPDAEFVWVLDPIDGTRAFISGLPLWTTLVGLRWNGAPVLGSIGQPYLGELFIGSSSGSRLLAQGESRAIRTRACPDMAQAVISTTDPQACFDSPERAVWDDVRRATKLARLGCDAYAYAMVAMGKMDMIVEAGLKAWDVEAAIPLIAGAGGVVTDWRGDEMGKNGGQMLIVGDEALLEPTLELLAPAAKTTL
- a CDS encoding lysophospholipid acyltransferase family protein, producing the protein MSEIRASFAQHAAWRLEAFAFDLFTGIMRLLPVDWASAMGGALLKNLGPLSGAHRTADRNLRLAFPDKDDAWRADILKKQWEELGRTFAEFPLMDRIILSPDRVEIENLERLHVIAANREPVVFISGHFSNWEVMPAAIVQSGVDCQITYRAANNPYVDARIRKSRFRYGVRLFAPKGGDGAKELLAALKTGQSVALMNDQKFNGGVAAPFFGHLAHTAPGPTRLALRFGTVLQPMTVERTRGARFKAVVHDPIVLEQTGDRTADIEAGVRRINAMVEDQIRKRPHEWFWVHKRWSNEAYDSLKAGEA